Proteins from one Tenrec ecaudatus isolate mTenEca1 chromosome 8, mTenEca1.hap1, whole genome shotgun sequence genomic window:
- the EIF1B gene encoding eukaryotic translation initiation factor 1b, producing MSTIQNLQSFDPFADATKGDDLLPAGTEDYIHIRIQQRNGRKTLTTVQGIADDYDKKKLVKAFKKKFACNGTVIEHPEYGEVIQLQGDQRKNICQFLLEVGIVKEEQLKVHGF from the exons ACCCCTTTGCTGATGCAACTAAGGGTGACGACTTACTCCCGGCAGGGACTGAAGATTACATTCATATAAGAATCCAGCAACGAAACGGCAGGAAGACACTGACCACTGTCCAGGGCATTGCGGATGATTATGACAAAAAGAAACTTGTGAAAGCTTTCAAAAAG AAATTTGCCTGTAATGGTACTGTGATTGAACACCCTGAGTACGGGGAGGTTATTCAGCTTCAAGGTGACCAAAGGAAAAATATTTgccagtttctcttggag GTTGGCATTGTCAAGGAGGAACAGCTTAAGGTTCATGGATTCTAA